In one Nicotiana tomentosiformis chromosome 6, ASM39032v3, whole genome shotgun sequence genomic region, the following are encoded:
- the LOC104115713 gene encoding protein NDR1-like, with protein sequence MSDYGSNNTCCFKCIQFILTAGLTALFIWLSLRTTKPSCSLENFYLPALNKSDNSNSTRSNHTLSFQLNLNNKMKDKGVRYDDIKLSFYYGTNTSFPIGNYTVPGFYQGHDKKANKKGMLETEKMPWNDALKMVSNGSKVVFRVDVATRVRYKVILWYTKRHNYTLENNTLKVDASGKSSSQQLHCCSIGLPLIFLFSFLLLL encoded by the coding sequence ATGTCAGACTATGGATCCAACAATACATGCTGCTTTAAGTGCATCCAATTCATATTAACAGCAGGCTTAACAGCTCTTTTCATTTGGCTAAGTCTAAGAACCACAAAACCATCTTGCTCTTTAGAAAATTTTTACTTACCTGCCCTTAACAAATCTGATAACTCCAACTCCACAAGATCCAATCATACACTTTCCTTTCAGCTCAATTTGAACAACAAGATGAAGGACAAAGGTGTTCGCTACGATGACATTAAACTTAGTTTTTACTATGGTACAAATACAAGTTTTCCTATAGGTAATTATACAGTACCTGGTTTTTACCAAGGCCATGACAAGAAAGCAAATAAAAAGGGTATGCTGGAAACTGAGAAAATGCCTTGGAATGATGCTTTAAAGATGGTTTCAAATGGGTCTAAAGTGGTTTTCAGGGTGGATGTAGCTACTAGAGTCAGGTACAAGGTCATTCTTTGGTATACTAAGAGGCATAATTACACTTTGGAAAATAACACACTCAAAGTCGATGCTTCAGGTAAATCAAGTTCACAACAGCTTCATTGTTGTTCTATTGGGCTTCCCCTAATATTTTTATTCAGCTTTCTTCTTCTGTTGTAA